A window of Costertonia aggregata contains these coding sequences:
- a CDS encoding glycosyltransferase family 2 protein, whose amino-acid sequence MNISVVIPLLNEEESLKELHDWIVSVMQSNHFSYEILFIDDGSTDDSWNVITELSQANPNVKGIRFHRNFGKSQALHAGFKTAKGDVIITMDADLQDNPEEIPELYDLIEKKGFDLISGWKKKRYDSVLSKNMPSKLFNWAARKTSGVKLHDFNCGLKAFDKKVAKTIEVSGEMHRYIPVLAKNAGFHKIGEKVVQHQARKYGKTKFGMERFINGFLDLLTIWFVSKFGKRPMHLFGALGVLMFIIGFGLALYLGMDKLFINRFGRLITDRPQFYIALTSMVIGTQLFLAGFLGEIMIRSKKNEPRYRISQEINTETGQTQYSS is encoded by the coding sequence ATGAACATATCGGTAGTAATACCTTTACTTAACGAAGAAGAATCCCTTAAAGAACTCCACGATTGGATTGTATCGGTGATGCAATCCAATCATTTTTCGTACGAGATTCTGTTTATTGATGATGGTAGTACAGACGATTCATGGAACGTTATTACAGAGCTCTCACAAGCAAACCCCAACGTAAAAGGAATTCGATTTCACCGTAACTTCGGAAAATCACAGGCCTTGCATGCCGGTTTCAAGACAGCTAAGGGCGATGTTATCATTACCATGGATGCCGATTTGCAGGACAACCCCGAGGAAATTCCAGAATTGTACGATCTTATTGAAAAAAAGGGGTTTGATTTAATTTCCGGGTGGAAAAAGAAACGTTACGATTCCGTTCTGTCCAAAAATATGCCATCCAAGTTGTTCAATTGGGCCGCACGGAAAACTTCGGGCGTAAAACTACATGACTTTAATTGCGGACTGAAGGCATTTGATAAAAAAGTGGCAAAAACCATTGAGGTATCTGGCGAAATGCACAGATATATCCCTGTGTTGGCCAAGAACGCAGGCTTTCACAAGATAGGCGAAAAAGTAGTACAACACCAGGCCCGTAAGTATGGCAAAACAAAATTTGGCATGGAAAGGTTTATTAACGGTTTTTTGGATCTGCTGACCATATGGTTCGTGTCCAAATTTGGAAAGCGGCCTATGCATTTATTCGGTGCCCTGGGTGTTTTAATGTTCATAATAGGCTTTGGCTTAGCATTGTATTTGGGTATGGATAAACTGTTTATCAATCGGTTTGGGAGATTGATTACAGACAGGCCCCAGTTTTACATCGCACTCACTTCTATGGTGATAGGGACACAACTGTTTTTAGCAGGGTTCTTGGGAGAAATCATGATACGTTCCAAAAAAAATGAACCTCGGTATAGAATATCACAAGAAATAAATACCGAAACCGGACAAACCCAATATTCTTCGTAA
- a CDS encoding phospho-sugar mutase, producing MDNILDTAKSWLTDFFDPAVKKEIQHLINTDTEELKDRFYKNMEFGTGGMRGIMGVGTNRINKYTLGKSTQGLSNYLNKVYSGEEIKVVIAFDCRHNSDTLARTVAEVFSANGIQVCLFSELRTTPELSFAVRHLNCHAGIVLTASHNPPEYNGYKVYWTDGGQIVPPQDGEIITEINSLSFEDIKFNANVDLIKVIDKEVDEAFIEASVANGNFGADGKDNFKIVFTSLHGTSITAIPEVLRRAGYKNVTVIGEQATPDGNFPTVQSPNPEEPEALSMAIKKAEETGADMVVGTDPDSDRLGIAVRNLEGKMEIVNGNQAMVLMTKFLLEKQKQKGFSGNEFIATTIVSTPMMEAMAKAYAVEFKTALTGFKWIGKMIKDFPDSQFIGGGEESFGYMVGDFVRDKDAVTSTLLACEIAAQAKANGSSFYKDLIDCYVEYGFYKEYLVSITKKGMSGAEEIKQMLKDFKDNPVASVGGSKVKWIEDYNTSIAKNVLTGEEKSIDIPKSNVLIYETEDGTRIAARPSGTEPKVKFYISTNTTLNKAENYDQVSTQLDAKIKSILSELNLD from the coding sequence ATGGATAACATCCTTGATACCGCTAAAAGTTGGCTTACGGATTTTTTTGACCCTGCCGTAAAAAAAGAGATTCAGCATTTGATCAATACCGATACCGAAGAACTCAAAGACCGCTTCTATAAAAACATGGAATTTGGTACCGGTGGCATGCGAGGCATTATGGGCGTTGGTACAAACCGAATAAACAAGTATACTTTGGGAAAAAGCACCCAAGGCCTCAGTAATTATCTGAACAAAGTATATTCGGGAGAAGAAATCAAAGTTGTCATTGCTTTTGATTGTCGCCATAACAGTGACACCTTGGCGAGAACAGTAGCAGAGGTTTTTTCTGCCAATGGCATTCAAGTGTGCTTATTTTCGGAGTTGCGTACCACACCCGAACTATCATTTGCGGTTCGTCACCTAAACTGTCATGCGGGAATTGTTTTAACGGCATCACATAACCCACCGGAATACAATGGGTATAAAGTGTATTGGACCGATGGCGGACAGATAGTACCGCCGCAAGATGGGGAGATTATCACTGAAATAAATTCGCTTTCCTTTGAGGATATAAAATTTAACGCCAATGTAGATTTGATTAAAGTAATCGATAAAGAAGTTGATGAGGCCTTTATCGAAGCATCGGTAGCGAACGGTAATTTTGGTGCCGATGGCAAGGACAACTTCAAAATTGTTTTTACTTCGCTACACGGCACATCTATAACCGCCATTCCGGAAGTATTACGGCGTGCCGGATATAAAAACGTAACCGTAATTGGGGAACAGGCCACACCGGACGGAAATTTCCCCACCGTACAATCACCCAACCCCGAAGAGCCCGAGGCATTATCAATGGCCATTAAAAAGGCTGAAGAAACGGGTGCCGATATGGTCGTAGGTACGGATCCCGATAGCGATCGTCTAGGTATAGCAGTACGTAACCTTGAAGGAAAGATGGAAATCGTAAACGGTAACCAAGCCATGGTGCTCATGACCAAGTTTTTATTGGAAAAACAAAAGCAAAAGGGATTCAGCGGCAATGAGTTCATAGCGACCACAATTGTCTCCACGCCTATGATGGAAGCCATGGCCAAAGCATATGCGGTAGAATTCAAGACCGCCCTTACCGGCTTTAAATGGATAGGTAAAATGATAAAGGATTTTCCCGATTCGCAGTTCATAGGTGGCGGTGAGGAAAGCTTTGGTTATATGGTAGGTGATTTTGTTCGTGACAAAGATGCCGTCACTTCAACATTGCTTGCTTGTGAAATAGCCGCACAGGCGAAAGCCAACGGAAGCTCTTTCTACAAAGATTTAATAGATTGTTATGTTGAATACGGTTTTTACAAAGAATATTTGGTGTCCATAACCAAAAAGGGAATGAGCGGTGCGGAAGAAATCAAACAAATGCTCAAAGATTTTAAAGATAATCCCGTGGCCTCGGTGGGTGGCTCTAAAGTAAAATGGATCGAGGACTACAATACATCTATTGCGAAGAATGTATTGACAGGCGAGGAAAAATCCATTGATATCCCAAAATCCAATGTGTTGATATATGAAACCGAAGACGGTACACGTATTGCCGCAAGGCCCAGTGGCACTGAGCCCAAAGTGAAGTTTTATATCAGCACGAACACTACTTTAAATAAAGCTGAAAATTACGATCAGGTATCCACTCAACTAGATGCAAAAATCAAAAGCATCCTCAGCGAGCTTAATTTGGATTAA